In a genomic window of Chryseobacterium sp. G0162:
- a CDS encoding aldehyde dehydrogenase, with protein MEIEKILQSQRDFFKTQQTKSLAFRKMYLEKLKSLIISNENLLYEAIYNDFEKSKFDTFTTEISFVLNDIDYYLKNLKSLAKPQKVSTNLANQLGKSKIYSEPLGNILVIGAWNYPYQLSLSPIVAAMAAGNCCILKPSEIAENTMKAMSTIINNNFPPEYLYVYEGGIDETTELLKLKFDKIFFTGSTKVGKIVYKAAAEHLTPVVLELGGKSPAIVTKNANLEIAAKRIVWGKFLNAGQTCVAPDYLLVEEAVQEQFLEMLRKYIKEFKYSPNSEQYTKIINTRNFQRLISLIDHEKIYFGGNSDEQKRYIEPTILHNIDWDDLIMQEEIFGPLLPVIGFKNYNMALNAVLELEKPLAAYLFTNNSEEKENFTQRLSFGGGCINDVVMHLSNDNLPFGGIGNSGIGNYHGKFGFETFSHQKSVLEKATWGEPNIKYPPYSEKKLSWIKRFL; from the coding sequence ATGGAAATTGAAAAAATTTTACAGAGCCAAAGAGACTTTTTTAAAACACAGCAAACCAAAAGTCTTGCCTTCCGAAAAATGTATCTTGAAAAGCTCAAAAGTCTTATCATTTCCAACGAAAACCTATTATATGAAGCTATTTACAATGATTTTGAAAAATCTAAATTTGATACCTTCACCACAGAAATCTCATTTGTTCTGAATGATATTGATTATTATCTTAAAAATCTAAAGTCACTTGCAAAGCCCCAAAAAGTAAGTACAAATCTGGCGAATCAGCTTGGAAAAAGTAAAATTTATTCTGAACCCTTGGGTAATATTCTGGTCATCGGGGCATGGAATTATCCTTATCAATTATCCCTCTCTCCTATTGTTGCGGCTATGGCTGCTGGAAACTGTTGTATTTTGAAGCCCAGTGAAATTGCAGAAAATACGATGAAAGCAATGTCTACTATCATCAATAACAACTTTCCTCCGGAATATCTTTATGTATATGAAGGCGGAATTGATGAAACAACGGAGCTCCTGAAGCTAAAGTTTGACAAAATATTTTTTACAGGAAGTACTAAAGTGGGAAAGATAGTATATAAAGCTGCTGCAGAACATTTAACACCAGTTGTTCTTGAATTGGGCGGAAAATCTCCTGCCATTGTTACTAAAAATGCCAATCTTGAAATTGCAGCCAAAAGAATAGTCTGGGGGAAATTCCTGAATGCCGGTCAAACCTGTGTTGCTCCTGATTACTTATTGGTAGAAGAAGCCGTTCAGGAACAGTTTCTGGAAATGTTGAGAAAATACATTAAAGAATTTAAATACAGCCCGAATTCGGAACAGTATACAAAGATCATCAATACAAGAAATTTTCAGCGATTGATCAGTCTTATTGATCACGAGAAAATCTACTTCGGAGGAAATTCTGATGAACAAAAACGATATATAGAACCTACCATTCTTCACAATATAGATTGGGATGATCTTATCATGCAGGAGGAAATTTTCGGACCGCTTTTACCAGTCATCGGTTTTAAAAATTATAATATGGCCCTAAATGCAGTATTGGAACTGGAAAAACCTCTGGCTGCTTATCTTTTCACCAATAATTCCGAAGAAAAGGAAAACTTTACCCAAAGATTATCTTTTGGAGGCGGATGTATTAATGATGTTGTGATGCATTTAAGCAATGATAACCTGCCTTTTGGAGGTATTGGAAACTCAGGAATAGGAAATTATCATGGAAAATTCGGTTTTGAAACTTTTTCTCATCAAAAATCTGTTCTGGAAAAAGCCACATGGGGCGAACCTAATATTAAATACCCACCTTATTCTGAAAAAAAATTAAGCTGGATTAAAAGATTTTTATAA
- a CDS encoding MFS transporter, with amino-acid sequence MQHNTVYHKWLPQWLKLPLLILALFPHIMLLSLLHSNSAFTSSFMDVDSDDIQYLMMLMYGTFVVTLLVLQRFMSYFSVKYYVLLMSSVSVILLYILSVTNDYHVILVIRFLEGFFGLLEGAIFLPLIIAELKTRHAKVIAYLFMYALMLTGGTVTTTLLKSSIQDYDYQHMILMMAYFHVFVLILGFVIFNKNRFFPKKPLYQMDIPSWFLLWVCLQSGAYAIIYGKRLMWLESDSIIICLFIFLISGGLFMLKQRNSKRPLFHFEVFSSKNVIAGMILFFIFYLIRSGLNNVYSIMATVWKWPWDYIVNIQYWNVAGTLIGVLLSGICLVRGVSSRIVFFTGFLLLAIDCAWFTYTFYPDTTLTTICPPLFLQGVAQGLLFTPLVFFLISGMPEEYVANASAMGTTTRFWATSIGYALMQNGILFLTLKHSDVLSFNLTDTNPVFYSQWNQIFGANISKLPVNESLSMTAGAFKAKITAQSILLSNMEIFTGLFWLAFVTALLLLLYHPVKIAVRNIM; translated from the coding sequence ATGCAACACAATACAGTTTATCATAAATGGTTACCGCAATGGCTGAAATTGCCTCTTCTCATACTGGCTTTATTTCCGCACATCATGTTGTTGTCATTATTGCATTCCAATAGTGCCTTTACCTCTTCATTTATGGATGTGGACTCAGATGATATTCAATATTTGATGATGCTGATGTATGGAACTTTTGTAGTCACACTTTTGGTGTTACAGCGGTTTATGTCTTATTTCAGCGTAAAATATTATGTCTTGCTGATGTCTTCCGTTTCCGTCATTCTTCTTTATATCTTATCCGTCACCAATGATTATCATGTAATTCTGGTGATCCGTTTTTTAGAAGGATTCTTCGGATTGCTGGAAGGTGCTATCTTTCTGCCATTAATCATAGCTGAATTAAAAACAAGACATGCTAAAGTGATTGCTTATCTTTTCATGTATGCACTTATGTTGACAGGAGGAACCGTAACAACAACCTTACTGAAATCAAGCATTCAGGATTATGATTATCAGCATATGATTTTAATGATGGCTTATTTTCATGTTTTCGTTTTGATTCTGGGCTTTGTTATTTTTAACAAAAATCGTTTCTTTCCTAAAAAACCATTATATCAAATGGATATTCCAAGTTGGTTTTTGCTTTGGGTTTGTCTTCAATCCGGAGCTTATGCTATTATCTATGGAAAAAGACTGATGTGGCTTGAGTCTGATTCCATCATTATTTGTTTGTTTATATTTCTCATTTCCGGAGGTTTGTTTATGTTGAAACAAAGGAATTCAAAACGCCCTTTATTTCATTTTGAAGTTTTCAGTTCTAAAAATGTGATTGCGGGAATGATCCTGTTTTTTATTTTTTATCTTATTCGTTCAGGGTTAAATAATGTATACAGTATTATGGCAACGGTATGGAAATGGCCATGGGATTATATTGTCAATATCCAGTATTGGAATGTGGCTGGGACACTTATAGGCGTACTTTTATCAGGAATTTGCCTGGTTCGTGGAGTTTCTTCCAGAATTGTATTTTTTACAGGTTTTCTTTTACTCGCAATAGACTGTGCCTGGTTTACCTACACCTTTTATCCGGATACCACACTTACAACTATCTGTCCGCCCTTATTCCTTCAGGGAGTGGCGCAAGGTCTATTATTTACTCCTCTCGTATTCTTTCTGATTTCAGGAATGCCGGAAGAATATGTGGCGAACGCCAGTGCAATGGGAACTACGACCCGTTTCTGGGCTACTTCCATTGGATATGCTTTAATGCAAAATGGAATATTATTTTTAACGTTAAAACATTCGGACGTCTTAAGCTTCAATCTTACAGATACCAATCCTGTTTTCTACAGCCAATGGAATCAGATTTTTGGAGCCAATATCTCAAAACTTCCGGTAAATGAATCATTATCGATGACAGCAGGAGCTTTTAAAGCAAAAATAACCGCTCAATCTATTCTGCTTTCCAATATGGAAATATTCACAGGTTTATTCTGGCTCGCTTTCGTTACAGCTCTCCTTTTACTGCTTTACCATCCGGTTAAAATAGCAGTGAGGAATATTATGTAA
- a CDS encoding HlyD family secretion protein has product MAQKQLTQKEKRINKTITLLAWILIISGVTGMVSFYLFSRKNVTTNDAQIEQYITPVSSKVSGFIKTIKFNENQFVHKGDTLIVIDNREFVNQVHMAEANLNATTENITTIQSSVNTKASDTKIIDAKIASARIDIWRTEQDYKRYTNLLSEDAATEQEFENVKASYEQSKANLLALEQQKNAVRAGANEQQTKVAPAKSQIQQSSASLNNAKLFLSYTVITAPYDGWVGKKTIQEGQLIKEGQALVQIVSKEKWIIANYKETQLGQIDQNQEVIITADAYPNVEFKGKILSVSPASGSQFSLVKPDNATGNFVKIEQRFPVKIILDNNKDNEKLLSGMNVLVSAKKI; this is encoded by the coding sequence ATGGCACAGAAACAACTGACACAAAAGGAAAAAAGAATTAACAAGACCATTACGTTATTGGCATGGATTCTTATCATCAGCGGAGTCACGGGGATGGTAAGCTTCTATCTTTTTTCGAGAAAAAATGTTACGACCAACGATGCACAGATCGAACAATATATTACTCCGGTATCCAGTAAGGTTTCGGGATTTATTAAAACCATAAAGTTTAATGAAAATCAGTTTGTACATAAAGGAGACACGTTAATTGTTATTGACAACAGGGAATTTGTCAACCAGGTACATATGGCAGAAGCCAATCTCAATGCCACTACTGAAAATATTACTACCATTCAAAGCAGTGTAAATACAAAGGCAAGCGATACGAAAATTATTGATGCTAAAATTGCCTCTGCAAGAATTGATATTTGGAGAACTGAACAGGATTACAAAAGATACACAAATCTTCTGTCAGAAGATGCCGCTACAGAACAGGAATTTGAAAATGTAAAAGCATCTTATGAGCAATCCAAAGCAAATCTTCTAGCCCTGGAACAGCAAAAAAACGCGGTAAGAGCAGGTGCTAATGAGCAACAGACAAAAGTAGCACCGGCTAAAAGCCAGATTCAACAGAGTTCAGCCAGTCTTAATAATGCTAAATTATTCCTTTCTTACACTGTAATTACAGCCCCTTATGACGGATGGGTAGGAAAAAAAACAATTCAGGAAGGACAATTGATTAAAGAAGGACAGGCATTGGTACAAATCGTAAGCAAAGAAAAGTGGATCATTGCCAATTATAAGGAAACCCAACTTGGCCAGATTGATCAGAATCAGGAAGTCATTATCACTGCAGATGCTTATCCCAATGTTGAATTCAAAGGAAAAATTCTTTCAGTATCCCCTGCATCAGGATCTCAGTTCTCTCTTGTAAAACCGGATAATGCAACAGGAAACTTTGTAAAGATCGAGCAAAGATTTCCCGTAAAAATTATTTTGGATAATAACAAAGACAACGAAAAATTGCTTTCCGGAATGAATGTTCTGGTGAGCGCTAAGAAGATTTAG
- a CDS encoding TolC family protein: MIDYQHLGLQQAIEIGLKNNKNIQISHLKQKMSATKEKDLKMEKLPDIEFHTSYNQVTNLFQYQDGVFNKPTKYNAINGMYDFTLSASIPVYMGGKIKNTEKKATVDTEISALRTHLDERQLKMEVITAFLQIHHLKEQQSLINDKMKEDSVNIKQVKVLKANGVVTVNEVLRTSLQLSNHKMSWTELDNDIQIAEHKLKTILSLPEQQEMHVDTEDLISDRAAIPYIEELTETALNKNESVEITHKNLSLKELDQKITKANYLPKVVAGGEYFLKYPNMMFFPPEPYAYRLGMIGLNLTYPIENLYKNKYKMQEARENIDLAKLQIEENEEKVRHNVYEAYKKFEETDQKVKIAEEAINQAKENYRIVKTKYANKLSLITELIDADNAYLEAESNLISVKINRQLKYYQLQYTIGNL, translated from the coding sequence ATGATAGATTACCAACATCTCGGCTTACAACAGGCTATAGAAATTGGTTTAAAAAACAACAAGAATATTCAAATCAGCCATTTAAAACAGAAAATGTCCGCTACCAAGGAAAAAGACCTGAAAATGGAAAAACTTCCGGATATTGAATTTCATACCAGCTACAACCAGGTCACCAATCTTTTCCAGTACCAGGATGGTGTATTTAACAAGCCTACAAAATACAATGCAATTAACGGAATGTACGACTTTACTTTATCTGCTTCTATCCCGGTCTATATGGGTGGAAAAATAAAAAACACAGAAAAAAAAGCCACCGTTGATACTGAAATTTCAGCGTTAAGAACACACCTGGATGAAAGACAGCTTAAAATGGAAGTCATTACAGCCTTTCTTCAAATCCATCATTTAAAAGAACAACAATCTCTTATTAATGATAAGATGAAAGAGGATTCTGTGAACATTAAGCAAGTAAAGGTTTTAAAAGCTAATGGAGTGGTTACCGTAAATGAAGTATTGAGAACTTCATTACAGCTTTCTAATCACAAAATGAGCTGGACAGAACTGGATAATGACATACAGATTGCAGAACATAAGCTGAAAACCATTCTTTCTCTTCCGGAACAGCAGGAAATGCATGTAGATACGGAGGACTTGATCTCTGATAGAGCAGCAATCCCTTATATTGAAGAGTTAACAGAAACAGCCTTGAACAAAAATGAATCGGTTGAAATTACCCACAAGAATCTTTCATTAAAAGAATTGGATCAGAAAATCACCAAAGCCAATTATTTACCTAAAGTAGTGGCTGGTGGAGAATACTTTTTAAAATACCCAAATATGATGTTCTTTCCGCCTGAGCCTTATGCTTACCGCTTAGGAATGATTGGACTGAATCTTACGTATCCTATCGAAAACCTGTATAAAAACAAATACAAAATGCAGGAAGCAAGGGAAAATATTGATCTCGCCAAGCTTCAGATTGAAGAAAACGAAGAAAAGGTAAGACATAATGTGTATGAAGCATACAAAAAGTTTGAGGAGACTGACCAAAAGGTAAAAATTGCAGAGGAAGCTATTAATCAAGCTAAAGAAAACTACCGTATTGTAAAAACAAAATACGCAAACAAGCTAAGCCTTATCACTGAATTGATTGATGCAGACAATGCTTATCTGGAAGCCGAATCTAATCTTATTTCCGTAAAAATTAACAGACAACTAAAATACTATCAACTCCAATATACGATTGGAAACTTATAA
- a CDS encoding helix-turn-helix domain-containing protein produces MNDNHFKAVEDDDAEFYVYHVLTGNVTTDIHYHSSAQLVYAEGGIVHVFTDLKHWYLPARCFMWIPAGTPHYLFSTSPKVDLYNFYIKKEEGENGFFDEINIYSVNELLREMILYTKDWNGKITKNDASKYYFLKALKGVLQEKKHKHLAFPIQHPFPKDETLLKIARYIHANLEKPLTIESTAKEFGMSTRTLSRKFKEILGMNYVRFLRALRITRSLELMLEGKYNMYEIAMMVGYNSLSSFSNIFKKVIGVAPTEYQQKLRGDR; encoded by the coding sequence ATGAATGATAATCATTTTAAAGCTGTAGAAGACGATGATGCCGAGTTTTATGTATATCATGTCCTTACTGGAAATGTTACAACAGATATCCATTACCATAGTTCTGCTCAGTTAGTCTATGCAGAAGGAGGTATTGTGCATGTTTTTACAGATTTGAAACACTGGTATCTTCCAGCCAGATGTTTTATGTGGATTCCGGCCGGAACACCCCATTATCTTTTTTCTACCAGTCCAAAAGTGGATTTATATAATTTTTATATTAAAAAAGAAGAAGGAGAAAATGGCTTTTTTGATGAAATCAATATTTATTCAGTTAATGAGTTACTTCGGGAGATGATTTTATATACCAAAGACTGGAATGGGAAAATCACAAAAAATGATGCTTCAAAATATTATTTCCTCAAAGCACTTAAAGGTGTTTTACAAGAAAAAAAACACAAGCATCTGGCGTTTCCAATACAGCATCCCTTTCCCAAAGATGAAACATTATTAAAGATTGCCAGGTATATTCATGCTAACTTGGAAAAGCCTTTAACAATTGAATCCACAGCGAAAGAGTTCGGAATGAGTACAAGAACCCTTTCCAGAAAATTCAAGGAAATTTTAGGCATGAATTACGTCCGTTTCCTGAGAGCTTTAAGAATTACCCGTTCTTTAGAGCTAATGCTTGAAGGGAAATACAATATGTATGAGATTGCGATGATGGTTGGCTATAATAGCCTATCTTCTTTCAGTAATATTTTTAAAAAGGTAATTGGAGTAGCCCCAACGGAATATCAACAGAAATTAAGAGGGGATAGATAG
- the rplI gene encoding 50S ribosomal protein L9 produces the protein MDIILKQDVENLGLEFDTVSVKPGYARNFLLPQGIALLATPKNKAALEATLEARKEEEAKLIAAANTVVDQLKKTSITIPAKVGSGDKLFGSINNADLSAALAKAGVSVEKKYIKIPGNTIKRTGKVTANIRLHRNVEYNFEFDIVSDAPVVAAPAAKKEEAKSEEA, from the coding sequence ATGGATATCATCCTAAAACAAGACGTAGAAAACTTAGGACTTGAGTTTGATACAGTAAGCGTAAAGCCAGGTTATGCTAGAAACTTCTTACTTCCTCAGGGAATTGCACTTTTAGCTACCCCTAAAAACAAAGCAGCTCTTGAAGCAACTTTGGAAGCTAGAAAAGAAGAAGAAGCTAAATTAATCGCTGCTGCTAACACTGTAGTAGATCAATTGAAGAAAACTTCTATCACTATTCCTGCAAAAGTAGGTTCTGGTGATAAATTATTCGGATCTATCAACAATGCAGATCTTTCTGCTGCTCTTGCTAAAGCTGGAGTTTCTGTAGAGAAGAAATACATCAAAATCCCAGGGAACACTATTAAGAGAACTGGTAAAGTAACTGCAAACATCAGATTACACAGAAACGTTGAGTACAATTTCGAATTCGATATCGTATCTGACGCTCCAGTTGTAGCTGCACCTGCTGCAAAGAAAGAAGAAGCTAAATCTGAAGAAGCTTAA
- the rpsR gene encoding 30S ribosomal protein S18, producing MAIDEMAKQASAGGESEVKFLTPLDINTKSEKKYCRFKKYGIKHVDYKDADFLLQFVNEQGKILPRRYTGTSLKYQRKVSAAIKRARHLSLLPYVADLLK from the coding sequence ATGGCAATAGATGAAATGGCTAAACAAGCCTCAGCTGGAGGAGAATCAGAAGTAAAATTCCTTACTCCACTTGATATCAATACAAAATCTGAAAAGAAATATTGTAGATTCAAAAAATACGGAATTAAGCACGTTGATTACAAAGATGCTGATTTCTTATTACAGTTTGTAAACGAGCAAGGTAAAATCTTACCAAGAAGATACACTGGAACTTCTTTAAAATACCAAAGAAAAGTTTCTGCTGCTATCAAAAGAGCAAGACACCTTTCTTTACTACCTTACGTAGCTGACTTATTGAAATAA
- the rpsF gene encoding 30S ribosomal protein S6: MNNYETVFILTPVLSESQVEEAVNKYVDLIKEKNCEIVAKENWGLKKLAYPIQLKKNGFYTLIEFKGEGSVVADLELAFKRDERVIRYLTTKLDKHAVEYAVTRRAKVKAAKA; encoded by the coding sequence ATGAACAATTACGAAACTGTTTTCATTTTAACTCCCGTTCTATCTGAGTCACAGGTAGAGGAAGCAGTGAACAAGTATGTAGATCTTATCAAAGAAAAGAACTGCGAAATCGTTGCTAAAGAAAACTGGGGATTAAAAAAATTAGCTTACCCAATCCAATTGAAAAAGAATGGGTTCTATACTTTAATCGAATTTAAAGGTGAAGGTTCTGTAGTAGCTGACTTAGAATTGGCATTCAAACGTGACGAGAGAGTTATCCGTTACCTTACTACAAAACTTGACAAGCATGCTGTTGAGTACGCTGTAACAAGAAGAGCTAAAGTAAAAGCAGCTAAAGCTTAA
- a CDS encoding chloride channel protein — MLKILILIRKSIKKSFDNIRNEQLKNNLLQAIPFWIGSVITGFFAVLYAQIFAWGEHLMNFIFDWHAWMIFIIAPIGFVLSWWLVKEFAPNAKGSGIPQVMAAVELANPKEHTKIRSLLSLKIIIFKIISSVVLVIGGGAVGREGPTIQIAGSVFRKVNEYLPDWWPKISKKNMIMTGAAAGLAAAFNTPLGGIVFAVEELSKTHINYFKTALFTAVIIAGLTAQTLAGSYLYLGYPKTNDVSLMVMFPIMLVAATAGIMASQLSVIMLKINDWKKKTLKTDRAHVAFLVICALIIASIAYFINREILGSGKEIMERVLFTKNKHEDWYVPILRMLGPALSFTSGGAGGIFAPALTAGASIGSVISGVIHLTPNETNVVILGGMVAFLTGITRAPFTSAIIVLEMTDRHSLIFHLMLAGMVSSIASILVSRHSLYDVLKVNFLTELRKD; from the coding sequence ATGCTGAAAATCCTCATCCTTATTCGTAAATCCATAAAGAAATCGTTTGATAACATCCGGAATGAACAGTTGAAAAACAATCTTCTGCAAGCCATTCCTTTTTGGATCGGATCTGTAATTACCGGTTTTTTTGCAGTATTATATGCTCAAATATTTGCCTGGGGTGAACATCTCATGAACTTTATCTTCGATTGGCACGCATGGATGATTTTTATTATTGCTCCCATAGGTTTTGTGCTTTCCTGGTGGTTGGTAAAGGAATTTGCTCCCAATGCTAAAGGAAGTGGAATTCCACAGGTAATGGCGGCTGTAGAACTAGCCAATCCAAAAGAACATACAAAGATAAGAAGCCTTTTAAGCCTAAAAATCATCATCTTTAAAATCATTTCTTCTGTGGTGCTGGTAATTGGTGGTGGTGCTGTAGGCCGTGAAGGGCCCACCATTCAGATCGCTGGCTCTGTTTTCAGAAAAGTCAATGAATATCTCCCTGATTGGTGGCCCAAGATTTCTAAGAAAAATATGATTATGACAGGTGCTGCTGCCGGACTTGCAGCAGCTTTCAATACTCCTCTTGGTGGAATTGTATTTGCAGTAGAGGAATTATCTAAAACACACATCAACTACTTTAAAACAGCTTTATTTACCGCTGTAATTATAGCAGGTTTAACCGCTCAGACTTTAGCAGGATCCTATTTATACCTTGGATATCCAAAAACAAATGATGTATCCTTAATGGTTATGTTTCCGATTATGCTTGTGGCAGCCACAGCCGGAATTATGGCCAGCCAACTTTCCGTGATTATGCTAAAGATTAACGACTGGAAAAAGAAAACATTAAAAACAGACAGAGCCCATGTTGCATTTCTGGTTATATGCGCTTTAATCATTGCTTCCATTGCTTATTTCATTAATAGGGAAATTCTGGGATCAGGAAAAGAAATTATGGAACGGGTGCTTTTTACAAAAAATAAACATGAAGACTGGTATGTCCCCATTTTGAGAATGCTGGGTCCTGCTCTATCTTTTACTTCCGGAGGAGCTGGTGGTATTTTTGCCCCAGCCCTTACTGCCGGAGCAAGTATCGGATCTGTTATTTCAGGAGTTATTCATTTAACTCCCAATGAAACCAACGTGGTCATTTTAGGTGGAATGGTGGCTTTTCTTACCGGAATTACACGTGCACCATTTACATCAGCCATCATCGTATTGGAAATGACCGACAGGCATTCATTGATTTTCCATCTGATGCTCGCCGGAATGGTTTCCTCTATTGCTTCAATCTTGGTGAGCAGACATTCTTTGTATGATGTATTAAAGGTCAATTTCCTAACAGAGCTCAGAAAAGACTAA
- a CDS encoding serine hydrolase domain-containing protein gives MKQFILATFALSISVTAYSQKAVSSALIDQYVKEVIKTNQIPGLAIGIIKDDKIIFQQYYGTETLENNKKVDSNSMFRIYSTSKLISNVGIFQLIEKGQLSLEDNLSKYLENLPKEWQDVKVKNLLTHSSGIPNLIAFNDISADDSSAKVFERLTKEKMDFKTGNQFRYNQTNYLLLTMIIEKITGQSFENFILNNQFSDSKNQVIFSSNALEKIPNRVVKYNYNPGKKQYEKSTDISGTRAHSANGIAITLPAFLKWSIHLSKNDLLNQKTKEMMWQPFDFGNKKDVFAYGWDINKVNNITSYAFSGGNVSAYKIYPENNMAIIMMSNGYNLFPIQHRIINHIASMIDKNLTDDYSLADETIISEFSKKNNPDAEKIYYSIKVKNPKWNFENTLNDIGYILLRNSRIDEAVKVFALNAKENPQSANAFDSLGEGYFSAKNYVLALENYKKSLAINPENTNAVNMIRKIEDVMKKK, from the coding sequence ATGAAACAATTCATTTTGGCCACATTCGCTTTAAGTATTTCGGTGACAGCCTACTCTCAGAAAGCTGTTTCATCAGCATTAATAGATCAATATGTAAAAGAAGTGATTAAAACCAACCAGATTCCCGGTTTGGCTATTGGTATTATAAAAGATGACAAGATCATTTTTCAACAGTATTATGGTACGGAGACTCTTGAAAATAATAAAAAAGTTGATTCAAATTCAATGTTCAGAATATATTCTACTTCAAAGTTAATATCAAATGTTGGTATTTTTCAATTGATTGAAAAAGGTCAGTTATCTTTGGAAGACAACCTCTCAAAGTATCTTGAAAATCTACCTAAAGAATGGCAGGATGTGAAGGTAAAAAATCTATTGACTCATTCTTCGGGAATTCCTAATCTTATTGCTTTTAATGATATTTCGGCAGATGATTCTAGTGCTAAAGTTTTTGAACGGCTGACAAAAGAAAAAATGGACTTTAAAACAGGAAATCAATTCAGATATAATCAGACAAATTACCTTCTTCTTACTATGATTATTGAAAAAATCACGGGACAGTCTTTTGAAAATTTCATCCTGAACAATCAGTTTTCCGATTCTAAAAACCAGGTTATTTTCTCTTCAAATGCTCTCGAAAAGATTCCGAACCGTGTGGTAAAATACAATTACAATCCAGGAAAAAAGCAATATGAAAAATCTACTGATATTAGCGGAACAAGAGCCCATTCGGCCAACGGAATAGCGATAACACTTCCTGCATTTTTAAAATGGAGTATTCATCTTAGTAAAAATGATTTATTAAATCAAAAAACAAAAGAAATGATGTGGCAGCCCTTTGATTTTGGTAATAAAAAAGATGTTTTTGCTTATGGCTGGGACATCAATAAGGTAAACAATATCACTTCTTACGCTTTTTCTGGTGGAAATGTAAGCGCCTATAAAATTTACCCAGAGAATAATATGGCCATCATCATGATGTCTAACGGATATAACTTATTCCCTATTCAGCATAGGATCATTAATCATATTGCTTCTATGATTGATAAAAATCTAACAGATGATTATTCATTGGCAGATGAAACCATTATTTCTGAATTTTCTAAAAAGAATAATCCTGATGCGGAGAAAATCTATTATTCCATAAAAGTAAAAAATCCAAAGTGGAATTTTGAGAACACCCTGAATGATATAGGTTATATTTTACTGAGAAATTCAAGAATTGACGAGGCTGTTAAGGTTTTTGCTTTAAATGCTAAGGAAAATCCACAGTCGGCAAATGCTTTTGATAGTTTGGGTGAAGGTTATTTTTCTGCTAAGAATTACGTTTTGGCTTTAGAGAATTATAAAAAATCATTAGCAATAAATCCTGAAAATACCAATGCTGTAAACATGATTCGAAAAATAGAAGATGTAATGAAAAAGAAATAA